A part of Bacillus thuringiensis genomic DNA contains:
- a CDS encoding DoxX-like family protein: protein MKGKKTIYVSTEMKTTMEKLWEHTQEPDIHTEWDVRFTEITYLEKKAGEPQKFLYKTKIGFGLEIAGEGESIGEIRKETGERISSLKFWTDNQLSLIHIGRGYWKYTPNNEYIHFETQYDYDTRFGRIGNVIDSYVFRPLLGSATAWSFDALKLWLEKGLHPRLLIRRTMTYWLVCFLFAFVWLYQGIVPKIIFTHPEEVKMLSVIIGSNENSIFILKIIGLLEVIFGVIWLLPFPKRNLFVLHIFMLIALTIAAGFMNIASFTEPFNPITLNLLLIGVSIVGYMNSFDLPSAKNCKRTRKG from the coding sequence ATGAAGGGGAAAAAAACTATTTATGTTTCGACAGAAATGAAAACAACAATGGAGAAACTATGGGAGCATACACAAGAACCAGATATACATACAGAGTGGGATGTTCGTTTTACAGAAATCACGTATTTAGAGAAAAAAGCAGGAGAACCACAGAAGTTTTTATATAAGACAAAAATTGGATTTGGACTTGAAATAGCCGGAGAAGGGGAATCGATAGGTGAGATAAGAAAAGAAACTGGAGAACGGATTTCTTCTTTGAAATTTTGGACAGACAATCAATTATCACTTATACACATTGGACGTGGGTATTGGAAATATACACCGAATAATGAATATATTCATTTTGAAACACAATATGATTATGATACAAGATTTGGTCGTATAGGGAATGTAATAGATTCATATGTTTTTCGCCCGTTATTAGGTTCTGCGACTGCTTGGAGTTTTGATGCTTTAAAATTATGGTTAGAAAAGGGACTTCATCCTAGGTTGCTAATTAGAAGAACAATGACATATTGGCTCGTTTGTTTTTTATTTGCTTTTGTATGGCTATATCAAGGGATTGTACCGAAAATAATCTTTACCCATCCAGAAGAAGTGAAAATGCTTTCGGTCATAATTGGTTCAAATGAAAATAGTATTTTTATTCTTAAAATAATTGGGCTGTTAGAAGTTATTTTTGGTGTCATATGGTTACTTCCATTTCCAAAACGTAATTTATTTGTACTACATATTTTCATGTTAATAGCCTTAACGATAGCAGCAGGATTTATGAATATTGCAAGCTTTACAGAGCCGTTTAATCCAATTACGTTAAATCTGCTTCTAATTGGAGTATCGATTGTCGGTTATATGAATAGCTTCGATTTGCCAAGTGCAAAAAATTGCAAGAGGACGAGAAAGGGATAA
- a CDS encoding DUF4166 domain-containing protein — MSNMYERLLGDSYKKLHPKLQKRYEITEKNSFIGKGKMDEIYGGSFFVKLILKIASRFRMFFSERGKKVPFVIHNTAGRDKDGIEIVRWNRTFYFHDKERYFNAVMQLDEENNEIVDYFGEPHILVSTLNFHIDELGAMHISSKKQWCYMFGRKIPLPKLLYGEANIVESYDDELQCFRIHVQVRNPLIGSLFSYRGTFVERE; from the coding sequence ATGTCTAATATGTATGAAAGACTATTAGGGGATTCTTATAAAAAACTTCACCCGAAATTACAGAAACGCTATGAGATTACAGAAAAAAATAGTTTTATTGGGAAAGGAAAGATGGATGAAATTTACGGAGGCTCTTTTTTCGTTAAATTGATTTTAAAGATTGCATCAAGGTTTCGTATGTTTTTCTCAGAACGGGGAAAAAAAGTGCCTTTTGTAATACATAATACTGCTGGACGAGATAAAGATGGAATAGAAATTGTAAGGTGGAATCGTACGTTTTATTTTCATGATAAGGAAAGATATTTTAATGCGGTTATGCAACTGGATGAAGAGAATAATGAAATTGTAGATTATTTTGGTGAACCACATATCCTCGTTTCTACTTTAAATTTTCATATTGATGAGTTAGGAGCAATGCATATTTCTTCAAAGAAACAATGGTGTTATATGTTTGGAAGAAAAATTCCTTTGCCGAAACTTTTATACGGAGAGGCAAACATTGTTGAAAGTTATGATGACGAATTACAATGTTTTCGAATTCACGTACAAGTACGAAATCCGTTAATTGGTTCATTATTTTCATATAGAGGAACATTTGTAGAGAGGGAATAA
- a CDS encoding YndJ family protein, whose product MRNIIFGLACYIVFLICEWPYVNPVEAIILLSILLFIPMSLCIIDTRTRNGSYVLFYKAVSFLYPVAAISAMLSFVTNQYFFAIIWFIYTGIVALFGINRLLERGWKPLEETAIDSAFIYLFLGGFWFFASVAKLSIMHFSSDIVLLTAAHFHYSAFLLPLSAGLIGRKREKRSKVYDVIMFVIVISPMTVAVGITYSRIFEFFAVFLYLCAIYGYGIYVWRTKFNAISAKILLIISSSTLMVTIMFSLIYSYGNVKHVMTITIAQMVWIHGVVNGIGVALPVFVAWMVEKSAPNYNYYGKPMSRLRGNKTVGEAFLHNKNLIDSKEYKGLVDKLNDFHSEALDVTNIPLSITRFYENTKEYELQSHIKWNRWFRPVAFCYEKMSERVGQIHLGMGGKWETMYGSIVGIIDEKDGRENVRAWLRKNEAGESIFVALYSKHTYMNETYMNIALPLPYSNMTGVLKLCDKSNDLIITSKLRKNGKGDEGIYLHTRFFTIRLPLAETFIIKERTDHILEANHRMWIFGVKFLEIDYEIKKIEEE is encoded by the coding sequence ATGAGAAATATAATATTTGGTCTTGCTTGTTATATTGTTTTTCTAATATGTGAGTGGCCGTATGTAAACCCTGTTGAAGCAATTATATTATTATCTATTTTGTTATTTATACCGATGTCTTTGTGTATTATTGATACAAGAACACGAAATGGATCGTATGTATTATTTTATAAAGCCGTATCGTTTTTATATCCGGTCGCAGCAATTAGTGCAATGTTATCATTTGTAACAAATCAATATTTCTTTGCGATAATTTGGTTTATATATACGGGGATCGTTGCGTTATTTGGTATAAATAGATTACTAGAAAGAGGATGGAAGCCATTAGAAGAAACGGCTATAGATAGTGCGTTTATTTATTTGTTTTTAGGTGGTTTTTGGTTTTTTGCTTCAGTAGCAAAACTCTCTATTATGCACTTTAGTTCTGACATTGTTTTGCTTACCGCTGCACACTTTCATTATTCGGCATTTCTATTGCCGTTATCAGCTGGTTTAATTGGGAGAAAAAGAGAAAAGAGAAGTAAAGTATATGATGTTATTATGTTTGTCATCGTCATTTCACCTATGACAGTTGCAGTAGGAATTACGTACTCAAGGATATTTGAATTTTTTGCAGTGTTCCTATATTTATGTGCGATTTATGGTTATGGGATTTATGTTTGGCGCACGAAATTTAATGCTATCAGTGCAAAGATTCTTCTGATCATATCGTCTAGTACGCTCATGGTAACAATTATGTTTTCACTTATATATTCATACGGAAATGTGAAACATGTAATGACGATTACAATTGCTCAAATGGTTTGGATTCACGGTGTTGTCAATGGAATTGGAGTTGCATTACCAGTATTTGTCGCCTGGATGGTTGAAAAGAGTGCTCCGAATTATAACTATTACGGGAAACCAATGAGCAGGTTAAGAGGAAATAAGACAGTTGGGGAAGCATTTTTACATAACAAAAATTTAATAGATAGCAAGGAATACAAAGGTTTAGTTGATAAATTGAATGATTTTCATAGTGAGGCACTTGACGTGACGAATATTCCTTTAAGTATTACTCGTTTCTATGAAAATACAAAAGAGTATGAGTTGCAATCGCATATTAAATGGAATCGTTGGTTCCGCCCGGTTGCATTTTGCTATGAGAAAATGAGTGAACGTGTAGGACAAATACATTTAGGAATGGGCGGCAAGTGGGAAACGATGTATGGCTCTATCGTCGGGATAATAGATGAGAAGGATGGAAGAGAGAATGTAAGGGCTTGGCTAAGAAAAAATGAAGCAGGAGAATCTATATTTGTAGCTCTTTACTCAAAGCATACATATATGAACGAGACATATATGAATATTGCATTACCTTTACCATATTCGAATATGACGGGAGTTTTGAAATTATGTGATAAGAGTAATGATTTAATCATTACTAGTAAGTTGAGAAAAAATGGTAAGGGGGATGAGGGGATTTATTTACATACTCGTTTCTTTACAATACGTTTACCGTTAGCAGAGACTTTTATTATTAAAGAGCGCACGGATCACATATTAGAAGCTAATCATAGAATGTGGATATTTGGAGTTAAGTTTTTAGAAATTGATTATGAGATTAAGAAAATAGAGGAGGAGTAA
- a CDS encoding 8-oxo-dGTP diphosphatase: protein MSNNWKDIEHRIYTMCMIQRNNEVLLIQRPDHLGFPGYIAPGGKVDFPESIAKAAKREVKEETGLLVSNLTFKGLDEYVNPKENVRYMVFNYWTDSFEGELLMDPPEGELLWVPIDTALNLPMQDWFKERFPLFFEKDTFEIQRVWDRDLDKQVAMTITHT, encoded by the coding sequence ATGAGCAACAATTGGAAAGATATAGAGCACCGTATTTACACGATGTGTATGATTCAACGGAATAATGAAGTATTGCTAATACAGCGCCCCGATCATCTAGGCTTCCCTGGTTACATCGCTCCTGGCGGAAAAGTAGATTTCCCAGAAAGTATCGCCAAAGCTGCAAAACGAGAAGTAAAGGAAGAAACTGGATTACTTGTTTCAAATTTAACTTTCAAGGGATTAGATGAATACGTAAATCCGAAAGAAAATGTTCGATATATGGTATTTAATTATTGGACAGACTCATTTGAAGGCGAACTTCTTATGGATCCTCCAGAGGGCGAATTATTATGGGTACCAATCGATACAGCATTAAATCTGCCTATGCAAGATTGGTTTAAAGAGAGATTCCCATTATTTTTTGAAAAAGATACGTTTGAAATTCAACGTGTTTGGGACCGAGACTTAGATAAACAAGTTGCTATGACAATTACGCATACATAA
- a CDS encoding N-acetylmuramoyl-L-alanine amidase yields the protein MKNRIIAAGVIAASILSYSSSSFAQTQKFPDVPAKHWAEDSIYYLVEKGAVKGNDKGMFEPEKEITRAEAATMMAQILNLPIDKNAKPSFGDSQNEWYTPFIAAVEKAGVVKGKGPGVFDPTGKIDRVSMASLIVEAYKLDSKVNGTPATKFSDLEKSWGKAKANILVELGISVGTGDRWDPEKILTKAEAAQFIKKADSLKIGNPLVEKVVIIDPGHGGFDPGNPGQGVEESAIVFDTSLRLQKLLEKNTPLKALLTREENGNPGSNKNESLANRVKFGQENNGDIFVSIHANSSEKHDGHGTETYYYKKSKRGEETQIEKDSEVLAKKIQKRVVEALHTRDRTIKDDHSLYVVNNNTVPAVLTELAFIDNNIDNGKLATESGRQIAAEAVYAGILDYYEWKGFDVSKYRLAK from the coding sequence ATGAAAAATAGAATAATTGCAGCAGGAGTAATCGCAGCTAGTATATTATCTTATTCATCTAGTAGTTTCGCGCAAACACAAAAATTTCCAGATGTCCCAGCTAAACATTGGGCAGAAGATTCTATTTACTATTTAGTAGAGAAAGGTGCAGTTAAAGGTAACGATAAAGGAATGTTCGAGCCTGAAAAAGAAATCACTCGTGCAGAAGCAGCTACAATGATGGCTCAAATCTTAAACTTACCAATCGATAAAAATGCTAAACCATCTTTCGGTGATTCTCAAAACGAATGGTATACTCCATTCATCGCAGCTGTAGAAAAAGCTGGTGTTGTTAAAGGGAAAGGCCCAGGCGTATTTGATCCAACTGGGAAAATTGACCGAGTTTCAATGGCCTCTCTTATTGTAGAAGCTTACAAATTAGATTCTAAAGTAAATGGTACTCCAGCAACTAAATTCAGTGATTTAGAAAAAAGTTGGGGTAAAGCAAAAGCGAACATCTTAGTTGAATTAGGGATTTCTGTTGGGACTGGTGACAGATGGGATCCTGAAAAAATTCTAACTAAAGCAGAGGCAGCTCAATTTATTAAAAAGGCAGATTCTCTTAAAATAGGTAACCCTTTAGTAGAAAAGGTGGTTATTATTGATCCTGGTCATGGAGGATTTGATCCAGGGAATCCAGGACAAGGTGTAGAAGAAAGTGCAATTGTATTTGATACATCTTTAAGATTACAGAAGTTGTTAGAAAAAAATACACCTTTAAAAGCTTTGTTAACACGTGAAGAGAACGGAAATCCAGGAAGTAATAAAAATGAATCTCTTGCGAATCGAGTGAAATTTGGTCAAGAGAACAATGGAGATATATTTGTAAGCATTCATGCAAATTCTTCTGAAAAGCATGATGGTCATGGAACGGAAACATATTATTATAAAAAATCCAAGCGTGGAGAAGAGACACAGATTGAAAAGGATAGCGAAGTATTAGCGAAGAAAATTCAAAAAAGAGTAGTAGAAGCACTACATACAAGAGATAGAACTATAAAAGACGATCATTCACTTTATGTAGTGAATAATAATACAGTACCAGCAGTTTTAACAGAGCTTGCCTTTATTGATAATAATATAGATAATGGTAAATTAGCTACTGAATCAGGAAGACAAATCGCTGCTGAGGCAGTTTATGCTGGGATTTTAGATTATTATGAATGGAAAGGTTTCGATGTTTCCAAATATCGTTTAGCTAAATAA
- a CDS encoding S-layer homology domain-containing protein: MKKVISNVLAVTVALQVVMAPATSFASTKEFPDVPKDHWALEAITDLTSKGVIAGYDNGKFGFGDVVTREQVAALMYRALKPEAKTDYKNPYSDISAGTTMFQKEILALTDMGIFVGDGKGTFRPKESLTRAEMSVILQKAFKLEVKAPHTFNDIDAAHWWAKEAISALQSNGVAAGNNFGGFDPSGVLTRESYAQLLYKAMQIKNDVPVEQPSYINLDVTLPSNITAQEIDNFIKKWHPDSPLIGTGKDFIQAQNEYGVSALYLAAHAILESGYGKSEIAYRKHNLFGLKAFDWDPFAYAKYLPSYGQSISYNADYVRKNYLEEGAPHFNGYTLPAMNVKYATDKAWAGKIANIMERIKPFNNKDYQNVKRLAKNPNTLNVNALGEAIPYKDYTKDAKATVQSVGSYYQVPFPFNNPIKSVPNVTQNEVGKLENGTKVNVYREDPNGWVEFSLENTQEKYWTLKKNLKL, translated from the coding sequence ATGAAAAAAGTTATTTCTAATGTGTTAGCAGTGACAGTCGCACTTCAAGTAGTGATGGCTCCAGCAACTTCGTTTGCATCTACAAAAGAATTTCCAGACGTTCCGAAAGATCATTGGGCACTTGAAGCGATTACTGATTTAACGTCAAAAGGGGTTATTGCAGGTTACGATAATGGTAAATTTGGCTTTGGAGATGTTGTAACTCGTGAGCAAGTAGCAGCATTAATGTATCGCGCATTAAAACCAGAAGCAAAAACCGATTATAAAAATCCATACTCTGATATTAGTGCGGGAACGACGATGTTCCAAAAAGAAATTTTGGCATTAACAGATATGGGGATTTTTGTAGGTGATGGTAAAGGAACATTTAGACCGAAAGAATCGTTAACTCGTGCTGAGATGTCTGTTATTTTGCAAAAAGCATTTAAACTAGAAGTAAAAGCACCACATACATTTAATGATATAGATGCAGCGCATTGGTGGGCAAAAGAAGCAATTAGTGCATTGCAATCCAATGGTGTAGCGGCAGGGAATAATTTTGGAGGATTTGATCCATCAGGTGTATTAACACGTGAAAGCTATGCACAATTATTATATAAAGCGATGCAAATTAAAAATGATGTTCCTGTTGAACAGCCATCATATATTAATCTAGATGTGACATTACCATCTAACATAACGGCACAAGAGATTGATAATTTCATTAAAAAATGGCATCCTGACAGTCCGCTTATTGGAACGGGTAAAGATTTTATTCAAGCACAAAATGAGTATGGTGTGAGCGCATTATACTTAGCTGCACATGCAATCTTAGAATCTGGTTACGGGAAATCAGAAATTGCATATCGTAAACATAATTTATTTGGCTTAAAAGCATTTGATTGGGATCCATTTGCATATGCAAAATATTTACCATCGTACGGGCAAAGTATTTCATACAATGCTGATTATGTAAGAAAGAACTACTTAGAAGAAGGCGCTCCTCATTTCAATGGTTACACATTACCTGCTATGAATGTTAAGTATGCAACAGATAAAGCATGGGCTGGAAAAATCGCTAATATTATGGAACGTATTAAGCCTTTCAATAACAAAGATTATCAAAATGTAAAACGATTAGCGAAAAATCCTAATACATTAAATGTAAATGCACTAGGCGAAGCGATTCCATATAAAGATTATACAAAAGATGCAAAAGCTACAGTTCAATCGGTAGGATCTTACTACCAAGTTCCATTCCCGTTTAACAATCCAATTAAGAGTGTACCAAATGTTACACAAAATGAAGTTGGAAAATTAGAAAATGGTACGAAAGTAAACGTATATCGTGAAGATCCAAACGGCTGGGTAGAATTTTCACTTGAAAATACTCAAGAAAAGTATTGGACATTGAAGAAGAACTTAAAATTATAG
- a CDS encoding MFS transporter, giving the protein MQGEIRTEKNESYVGKLLLPVKASSHFKFLWIGQLLSALGSSITMVILPVVVYSLTGSTVVMGMTMAMYMLPNILALPFAGLVVDRMDRVKVMLFTDIIRCVLMLLLATLIFMDVLTIPLLYVLVALYGLMEGIFQPAYAAVRAKVFVPDIRNAANALTQMSNQGIRLIGPALGGLIVSVASAGIGFGLDAVTYLLSFLCLLFLREIKFGKVKNIEKRKIDYKQEFMEGVFVLKSHPWLWITILVFSFINICYAGIIVVLIPWLFNVHHHFEAYVYGIGMASSGVGAVIAALIFGGKERWHKRGLLAYGGVLISGCALLIMPFITWAPALIALMAIEGFGMMIFGLIWETSLQELVPEEAFGRVASLDMLGSFALLPLGYVVVGWLATVIGGEVTIITLAILVLVTIGIALAVPSIRRFD; this is encoded by the coding sequence ATGCAAGGAGAAATACGAACAGAGAAAAATGAAAGTTATGTCGGTAAATTGTTATTACCAGTTAAAGCGTCATCACATTTTAAATTTTTATGGATTGGGCAATTGCTTTCGGCTTTAGGTAGTTCGATAACGATGGTCATACTGCCAGTCGTTGTATATTCATTGACTGGTTCAACAGTTGTAATGGGAATGACTATGGCAATGTACATGCTTCCTAATATTCTTGCGTTACCGTTTGCTGGATTAGTCGTAGATCGAATGGATCGGGTGAAAGTAATGTTATTTACAGATATAATTCGCTGCGTATTAATGCTATTACTTGCAACACTTATATTTATGGACGTTTTAACAATTCCACTTCTATATGTACTCGTAGCATTGTATGGGCTTATGGAAGGGATATTTCAGCCGGCATATGCGGCTGTAAGAGCGAAAGTATTCGTACCGGATATTCGAAATGCAGCTAATGCATTAACTCAAATGAGTAATCAAGGTATACGACTAATTGGGCCGGCTCTTGGAGGATTGATCGTTTCAGTTGCATCTGCCGGAATAGGATTTGGACTAGATGCAGTAACGTATTTGTTATCATTTTTATGTTTATTATTTTTAAGAGAAATAAAGTTTGGAAAAGTAAAAAACATTGAAAAAAGAAAGATTGATTACAAACAAGAGTTTATGGAAGGTGTTTTCGTTTTAAAAAGTCATCCGTGGCTATGGATTACAATTTTAGTCTTTTCTTTCATCAATATTTGTTATGCCGGCATTATCGTCGTATTAATTCCATGGTTATTTAATGTTCATCATCATTTTGAAGCATACGTGTATGGAATAGGAATGGCATCTTCTGGTGTTGGAGCTGTAATTGCTGCATTAATATTTGGCGGGAAGGAACGGTGGCATAAGCGGGGATTACTTGCCTATGGTGGTGTTTTAATAAGTGGTTGTGCGCTTTTAATAATGCCGTTTATTACTTGGGCACCTGCATTAATTGCATTAATGGCAATTGAAGGGTTCGGTATGATGATATTTGGACTCATTTGGGAAACAAGTTTACAAGAACTCGTACCAGAAGAAGCATTTGGAAGAGTGGCAAGCCTTGATATGCTAGGTTCATTTGCTTTATTGCCACTCGGCTATGTGGTTGTAGGATGGTTAGCTACTGTCATAGGTGGCGAGGTAACGATTATAACACTAGCTATTTTAGTACTTGTAACGATTGGAATAGCATTGGCTGTACCAAGTATTAGGCGGTTCGATTAA
- a CDS encoding polyphosphate kinase 2 family protein, with amino-acid sequence MENGHLVKIDLTKRIESKSKYNKKLEKYQRRLLALQQIVKEEKIAVMLVMEGWDAAGKGGAIKRVTEHLDPRGFQVNPIGAPALHEKRYHYLQRFWRKLPQYGQITIFDRSWYGRVLVERVEGFATKEEWTRAYDEINDFEKLLTDDHYIIGKFFYHISKDEQLKRFKDREKNPLKRWKITDEDWRNRNKWDEYVEATEDMFENTNKPNAKWHIIESNDKLYARVKTLKVMISLIEEYLLKHNIELPSYYYEIKEGKTEGFEANQVVVVK; translated from the coding sequence ATGGAAAATGGACATCTTGTTAAAATAGATTTAACGAAAAGAATAGAATCAAAGTCTAAGTATAATAAGAAACTTGAAAAATATCAGAGACGCTTATTAGCACTTCAGCAAATTGTAAAAGAAGAAAAAATTGCAGTTATGCTCGTTATGGAAGGTTGGGATGCGGCTGGGAAAGGCGGGGCGATTAAGAGAGTGACGGAACACCTTGATCCGCGTGGGTTTCAAGTAAATCCAATTGGAGCACCAGCACTTCATGAAAAACGGTACCATTACTTGCAACGTTTCTGGCGAAAACTTCCTCAGTACGGGCAAATTACTATTTTTGATCGCTCATGGTACGGCCGTGTGTTAGTTGAGCGTGTTGAAGGTTTTGCTACAAAGGAAGAGTGGACGAGAGCGTATGATGAGATTAATGATTTTGAAAAATTACTAACAGATGATCATTATATAATCGGAAAGTTTTTCTATCATATTAGTAAAGATGAACAATTAAAGAGGTTTAAAGATAGAGAGAAAAATCCTTTGAAAAGATGGAAAATTACAGACGAAGATTGGCGTAATCGTAACAAATGGGACGAGTATGTAGAAGCAACGGAAGACATGTTTGAAAATACAAATAAGCCAAATGCAAAGTGGCATATTATCGAAAGTAACGATAAATTATATGCTCGTGTGAAAACGTTAAAAGTGATGATTTCGTTAATTGAGGAGTATCTCTTAAAACATAATATAGAACTACCTTCGTATTATTATGAAATAAAAGAAGGTAAGACAGAAGGCTTTGAAGCGAATCAAGTTGTAGTTGTAAAATAG
- a CDS encoding PadR family transcriptional regulator has translation MKGRDVVLGLLMEKELSGYDIKIVFEDVFTHFFDGSFGMIYPTLRQLEKEGKIKKEVIMQEGKPNKKMYFITDEGREEFYQYMQTDVEKDVLRSDFLMRMYFGNYSDDKAIKKWIADEIERKELYIADLRLKYEKWREGITFVEEISLDIGIASYSAQVETLKRKLEQLEAKEHNKMEE, from the coding sequence TTGAAGGGAAGAGATGTTGTTTTAGGTTTATTGATGGAAAAAGAATTGTCTGGTTATGATATTAAAATTGTGTTCGAAGACGTATTTACTCATTTTTTTGATGGGAGTTTTGGAATGATTTATCCAACGTTACGACAGTTGGAAAAAGAGGGGAAAATCAAGAAAGAGGTTATTATGCAAGAAGGGAAACCAAATAAGAAAATGTACTTTATTACAGATGAAGGGCGTGAAGAGTTTTATCAATACATGCAAACAGATGTAGAGAAAGATGTTTTACGTTCAGATTTTTTAATGAGGATGTATTTCGGTAATTATAGCGATGATAAGGCGATAAAAAAATGGATTGCGGACGAAATTGAAAGGAAAGAGCTATACATTGCGGATCTTCGTTTGAAATATGAAAAGTGGAGAGAAGGTATTACTTTTGTTGAGGAAATTTCACTCGATATAGGTATCGCATCGTATAGTGCTCAAGTAGAGACGTTGAAAAGAAAACTAGAGCAACTAGAAGCAAAAGAACACAATAAAATGGAAGAATGA
- a CDS encoding MFS transporter has protein sequence MEQSKGIKVVFLMCLGIFLCMIDTTIMNIALPAIQTSVNTSLEKMSWVLNVYTMTIAVLAIPLGRIADIFGKAKMYILGLIIFGGGSILCAFANTGDFLIFSRFIQSVGAAILFPTSMVIGVSAMPLAKRDVALAILGVSQGLSAAMGPVIGGIITQNFGWRWVFFVNVPICILGIILCCIMLQIKNEERIISKIDWIGLLLSSTAIFSFTLILVKGNTWGWQSNIAVSCYAISTISLILFVLVERKIHNPMVNLNLFKDRIFVGASIVVILSNLFLIGVTVLLPTFLTKIQGRTEIEAAFLVTPISAMIFLVSPVAATLINKLGKVTIILSGFLIMGLSYYWLQMIDVNSTNIEIIIPCMILGVGYGLVVGPITVLSASSFEGELLTASQSVVSMLRQVGIVLAVAIFVSNLTHNITVNKEKVYRYAEKKVRNIHVSSAQQAEILQITKGKIENQSIETNVEKDQNEAFVELNKEKKDELIHQKVDEVLREVPVEYRDVKREEVMSQVTNEVEKQEESIKKEVLAFSNDVNHYAKNQMAMSFTDLYKVSVPIILVFALVSLLFWEGKTLSKKRGERVIGGV, from the coding sequence ATGGAGCAATCAAAGGGTATTAAGGTTGTCTTTTTAATGTGTCTAGGTATATTTCTTTGTATGATTGATACGACAATTATGAATATAGCTTTACCCGCGATACAAACGAGTGTAAATACGTCATTAGAAAAGATGTCTTGGGTATTAAATGTATATACGATGACGATTGCGGTACTCGCCATTCCACTAGGGCGGATAGCTGATATTTTTGGGAAAGCAAAGATGTATATTCTTGGTTTGATAATTTTTGGTGGTGGATCAATACTTTGCGCTTTTGCTAATACGGGCGATTTCCTTATCTTTTCTCGCTTTATACAAAGTGTAGGTGCAGCGATTTTATTTCCGACTAGTATGGTAATTGGTGTATCAGCAATGCCATTAGCTAAGAGGGATGTTGCACTTGCAATTCTAGGAGTATCACAAGGATTATCAGCTGCGATGGGACCAGTAATAGGTGGAATTATTACACAAAATTTCGGTTGGAGATGGGTGTTCTTCGTTAATGTTCCAATTTGTATTCTTGGAATCATTTTATGCTGCATTATGTTACAAATAAAAAATGAAGAACGTATTATCTCAAAAATAGATTGGATAGGACTGCTATTAAGTAGCACAGCAATTTTTTCTTTTACTCTCATATTAGTAAAAGGCAATACATGGGGATGGCAAAGTAATATAGCTGTGTCTTGTTATGCAATTAGCACTATTTCTCTTATTCTATTTGTTCTAGTGGAACGAAAGATTCATAATCCAATGGTGAATTTAAATTTATTTAAAGATCGAATATTTGTTGGAGCATCTATCGTTGTAATATTAAGTAATTTATTTTTAATTGGAGTAACTGTATTACTTCCAACGTTCTTGACGAAAATACAAGGTCGAACGGAAATCGAAGCAGCTTTTTTAGTGACACCTATTTCAGCAATGATATTTTTAGTCTCACCAGTTGCAGCAACTTTAATTAATAAACTTGGAAAAGTAACTATTATTTTGTCAGGCTTTCTTATTATGGGGCTATCTTATTATTGGTTGCAAATGATTGATGTTAATTCAACAAATATAGAAATAATTATTCCATGTATGATATTAGGTGTTGGGTATGGTTTAGTAGTAGGTCCAATTACAGTTTTAAGTGCTTCTTCGTTTGAAGGGGAATTATTAACTGCTTCTCAAAGTGTTGTCTCGATGTTACGACAAGTTGGAATTGTATTAGCAGTTGCAATATTTGTATCTAACTTAACGCACAACATAACTGTAAATAAAGAGAAGGTATATCGTTATGCAGAAAAAAAAGTGCGTAATATTCATGTGAGTAGTGCTCAGCAAGCTGAGATATTACAAATAACAAAAGGAAAAATAGAGAACCAAAGTATAGAAACAAATGTAGAAAAAGATCAAAATGAAGCATTTGTAGAATTAAATAAAGAGAAAAAAGATGAATTAATTCACCAAAAGGTGGATGAAGTATTAAGAGAAGTTCCAGTAGAATATAGAGATGTAAAAAGAGAAGAAGTTATGAGTCAAGTGACAAATGAAGTTGAAAAACAAGAAGAAAGTATAAAGAAAGAAGTACTCGCATTTTCGAATGATGTGAATCATTATGCTAAGAATCAGATGGCTATGAGTTTTACAGATTTATATAAAGTGAGTGTGCCAATTATTTTAGTTTTTGCTTTAGTAAGTTTGTTATTTTGGGAAGGAAAGACTTTGAGTAAAAAGAGAGGGGAAAGAGTTATAGGGGGAGTCTAA